The genomic interval GATCCTCGGCCTAAGTTCCTCAACAAGCCCGATCGTTCTCCAATCGGGTCCAGTGGAGTCATAAAGACAATGTCGGAGCCAATGCACGGCTAGGGTCTCACCTCTCCTGACCCGAAACGTCGAAACCCCAACATTTAACAACCCAGTTTTAGGGTTTCTCACAACCGGGTTAAACTCAAACGAGTTAATACCAAGCCGTTTGGCGAAACTCGAGAGGTGTTGACCCGTTTGAGATAGGAGTTCAGGCGAAGACCCAACTCCAGTAATCCGCACGTGCGAAGGTGGACCCTCAACACGTGTGGCCAAGATATGAAACAGAGCAGGCCACTGAAGACCCTGCATGATATCGAGATCGATGACGTGGACGCGATCTCGACGATGGAACGATTCAAGTATAGCTTGATTAGAAGTGAAATGAGCAAACTTAACAAAAGGGGAAACATTATTAAACCCTTGAAAAGCTTCATGTaaagatttataatttatcAATGGCATAGGAAAAGGAGAAGAGAGAACATTCCCCAACCAAGAATTGACAACTCTACTAGCCATAGCTTTAGCGAAATAAGCCACCACGCGCTCAGCAGACGACGGCGCGTAAGGAGAACTTATATGGGTAAGTTCCAAAATCATCCGGTGAGCCTCGCCGAGATTGTCAACGGAGATTGCAACGGCGCATTCTAAGAGAAGTGTCATCATTTGGGTCAAGCTCTGTTCTTGATTATTATAATCATTATTGgatgatgattctgttcttgggATTTTTCTTGGTCGGAAGTTATCACCGGAAACTGAGTAGTTCGCCGGAAAATTTGATGGGTTGATAATCTGAGGTGGGTCGTTATTGTCGATGATTTGTTTGGTGATTTGGTCAACCCAATCTGAGAGTTGGTTGTTTATGGGGTTATTAtgattatgataattagaagggTTTAAGTAATATTCATGGTGTTGGTGTTGGATTATATCGAAAACCCCACAAACACTATCACCATGAACCATTTCGAAAGTTCCAGCTTTCATTACAGAATGAAAGAATGATTATGTATAtatgattttgtgttaattaaGAGTTtaattagagagagaaagagagattaaGAGTTTaattggagagagagagagaggacggGAGGGTGTTAATGAGAAGAGAGAATCGTATTTAAAGAGGGTTTAAGCATTGACTCAGATGATTTTATTTTGAGTATATTGCAAGTAATAATAAGTGTATAAGCCTTtatttaacggccaaaaaagctCACAGCATAATTTGGTATATGaggaaaaaatcttaattagcctttATTTAATAAGGAATGGTAATTACAACTTCTTAGTTAACTTCTGTACTTGAAATTATATGTCGgaatatcttttttaaatttttttatagcgATATTCGTGATAGTCACATTATCAttcttataaatttttgaaaaattcaaatagTTTGTAATACCGAGAACAGAGTTCCTAATATTCCAGTTTACCACGCACGTTCAAAATACTTCAAACGTATTTTcggcactgtaaactattcgaaaaatttttaaaatttacagaGATAATGTTGTAAGTACAACGAACAtcgctatgaaaaaaaaaattaaaactaatccGATATGTATTTTTGGATATGGAAGTTAACTAAAAGATTATAATAGGAGATTGACAGTAACACTCCTCTTATTTAATATAAATCTCACTTATCGAAAGTAATTTATGTGTTATATTTGCTATGTGTAAATTATATGTCCACTTATTActtttgttgttattaataggCAAAGACTTCATTATAAGATAGCGTATCGTGAGTGATGAACGATATATTACAATAGTTTGAAGTTTGTTCCAACCGTTTTGTTACTAACTTTAGTAATAAAATTTAACTTTTTCGTTCGAAAAAAGATACCACAAACAATATATTAGCACATTTTTTatatgagaaatgttaaaaagCAGCAGTGATATTTAACACTTTAcgtgttaatattattagaggtgcaattaagtattaaattttatataatttaatataataatttttaaaaagtatcgCTAACTAATTACAAGATATTACTTCTATAACGTGTTAGGTATCACGTGCCCGTTAGCAATGctctatatataattaagagagatagagagaaagagaggagtTTAGGCAATTGTTCATGAAAAAGGAAAGAATTAGGGATCGCCGGCAGAAGCAAGACATATAGAAAAAGATAAGTAATGTAAAGCCAAATTAAGCAACGTCAATTTGGTAGTGATTTTCTTCATTATATTTAatcctataataataataataataataataattacttagagattattatatattttgatttttcaaatgCCATACAAAGTCACGATTTTGATAGAcacaattataaattttaaaacatcAAGAAGATGAGTTTTTGTCTCAAAATAGAAACAGTACTTTGGGACGTGGAAAGAACAACTAATCCACTATATAAtgtcatatatatgtatataatataatggGGTAATTTTACATTAAATCTTCTAAATTTTCAGAAattttttggttaatttttttaattgcgtacgttatagttatttaagatcacTTGTAATTCAAaagatttcaaataattaacattgctgaaaaataaaatttacatattttgtTGCATACGCAACTGTTTTTCTTTATACGTGTGTTAAATAAttgtttaaatctaatttttgacactgtaaactatttgaaattttctgaaaatttataaatggtcTTAAATAGCTACAACTTATatgatcatgaaaaaaaataagactaataagatttttttagaTACCAAAACAAATAAGAAGTATACCAAACCGACCCTTTAGGGATAGTGATGGAAATTTGACCCACGGGGAATGGTACTCACGAGTAGCAACCCCCGAATGGGACGGAGATTATTCGCCTTAATAAGTAATAGAGCAGGGTGGGATGCAATTTTATATACCCGAAGCGGGTTTGAGGCAAGGTCAGAGGTGAAACTATTTACCCCATATTTGATCTAGATATATAGTTTTAAATTttccatataattttttaattattaggcattaaaattaTTGACTATAATTACAAAATTGACCATTAATCTCCCTTAAATTACTTTGTAATAAATACTTTTAATAGTTagaatgtttgtttattttaatctCAATAtcttagtttttattttcattttgaattacattatattattttcttattattattattattattgctttaaTCTTAATGAGTATCCAATAG from Cannabis sativa cultivar Pink pepper isolate KNU-18-1 chromosome 4, ASM2916894v1, whole genome shotgun sequence carries:
- the LOC115712875 gene encoding protein SCARECROW-like, translated to MKAGTFEMVHGDSVCGVFDIIQHQHHEYYLNPSNYHNHNNPINNQLSDWVDQITKQIIDNNDPPQIINPSNFPANYSVSGDNFRPRKIPRTESSSNNDYNNQEQSLTQMMTLLLECAVAISVDNLGEAHRMILELTHISSPYAPSSAERVVAYFAKAMASRVVNSWLGNVLSSPFPMPLINYKSLHEAFQGFNNVSPFVKFAHFTSNQAILESFHRRDRVHVIDLDIMQGLQWPALFHILATRVEGPPSHVRITGVGSSPELLSQTGQHLSSFAKRLGINSFEFNPVVRNPKTGLLNVGVSTFRVRRGETLAVHWLRHCLYDSTGPDWRTIGLVEELRPRIFTLVEQDIAQSGSFLDRFVGSLQYYSTMFDSIGAYLGPDDPTRHVVEHCLFHREINNMLAIGGPSRSGEEKLRDWRSELVRRSSGSGSGGGSSVGLGQVAMSGNCMAQAQLILNMFSNGNGNSNSNGYTLIQGHDGTLRLGWKDTCLYTASAWTSCTTNASTNFNY